A stretch of the Teretinema zuelzerae genome encodes the following:
- a CDS encoding flagellar hook-associated protein 3, whose protein sequence is MRRISSNLQHDDIQAALRRQEARTGNLNNQISNHRKIQNLRDDPLAAGHAVRYQSYLARLERFETNGKTAIDRFSFAEGNVNQSLQIMHRVRELALTGAHGTFTPEDMKNIAVEVDQLLQELVQNANVQGPDGSRVFAGTKSFTEPFETVLGDVDGAGNPLIREVRYNGSVQGSELEIDELGFLEAGFPGNQTFWAEQQTLFSEVDASAFIAKTDSSFDVDGIRVPVSAGDNVHSIIAKINDSGAAVKAYLDPVTNGLNMETTDAHQLWLSDSPGGDTLSSLGIIKTNQRPPYNLSPSTKISGGSLFDTVIALRDALMQGDQEAVGSRVLGSLDAGIGNLATRLSDIGSRYERTKATIARLEVQQINTTAAESREADIDFTKAVTDLKMYELAQQATLSTAGKLYSNTLLNYMR, encoded by the coding sequence CAAATTTACAGCATGACGATATTCAGGCCGCCCTGCGCCGACAAGAGGCGCGGACAGGAAATCTGAATAACCAGATTTCAAATCACCGTAAAATTCAGAATCTCCGGGACGATCCGCTCGCTGCGGGTCACGCGGTGCGGTATCAGTCCTATCTCGCCCGTCTGGAACGGTTCGAAACCAACGGTAAAACCGCTATTGACCGGTTTTCCTTCGCGGAAGGAAATGTCAATCAATCTCTTCAGATCATGCACCGGGTCCGCGAGCTGGCTCTTACTGGCGCCCACGGAACCTTCACGCCCGAAGACATGAAGAATATTGCCGTCGAGGTGGATCAGCTGCTGCAGGAACTGGTTCAGAACGCGAACGTGCAGGGTCCTGACGGATCGCGCGTGTTTGCCGGAACTAAATCTTTCACCGAGCCCTTCGAGACCGTGCTCGGCGATGTCGACGGTGCAGGAAATCCTCTCATAAGGGAAGTTCGCTACAACGGCTCAGTCCAGGGTTCCGAGCTTGAAATCGACGAACTCGGATTTCTTGAAGCAGGCTTTCCCGGCAATCAAACCTTCTGGGCTGAGCAGCAAACGCTGTTCTCGGAAGTCGATGCCTCTGCATTCATTGCTAAGACAGATTCGTCCTTCGACGTAGACGGAATCCGGGTTCCTGTGTCCGCCGGAGACAATGTGCATTCAATAATCGCCAAGATTAACGATTCGGGCGCCGCGGTGAAAGCGTACCTTGATCCCGTGACGAACGGTCTCAATATGGAGACGACGGACGCCCATCAGCTATGGCTTTCCGATTCTCCCGGCGGAGACACGCTTTCGTCGCTCGGAATTATCAAGACAAACCAGCGTCCTCCATACAATCTGTCCCCCTCGACGAAGATTTCCGGAGGTTCGCTTTTCGACACGGTCATAGCTCTCCGCGACGCCCTTATGCAGGGCGACCAGGAGGCCGTAGGAAGCAGGGTTCTCGGCTCTCTCGATGCGGGAATCGGAAATCTTGCAACGCGCCTTTCCGACATCGGCTCGCGATACGAACGGACGAAGGCGACCATTGCGCGGCTGGAAGTCCAGCAGATTAATACGACAGCGGCGGAGTCTCGGGAAGCCGATATCGACTTTACAAAAGCCGTCACAGACCTTAAGATGTACGAACTCGCTCAGCAGGCTACTCTCAGCACTGCCGGCAAGCTGTACTCAAATACATTGCTGAACTACATGAGATAA